One window from the genome of Bacteroidota bacterium encodes:
- a CDS encoding T9SS type A sorting domain-containing protein: MWIEDIGSIFGIASSFTVYGDLPSDYGEELLCYWKNDTVRWINPVYNDCYYVVLDIVEENEFTIKIFPNPINDLATIDLHGINSDWNWRLYNNLGQVVQSTENINSSRFEINRGALPSGVYFYYIDSKDAFISKGKLIIN, translated from the coding sequence GTGTGGATAGAAGACATTGGAAGCATATTTGGTATAGCAAGTTCTTTTACAGTGTATGGTGATTTACCTTCAGATTACGGCGAAGAACTCCTATGTTACTGGAAAAACGATACAGTAAGGTGGATAAACCCTGTTTATAATGATTGCTACTATGTAGTTCTTGATATTGTTGAAGAAAATGAATTCACCATTAAAATCTTTCCAAACCCAATCAATGATTTGGCAACTATTGATCTTCATGGAATAAATTCAGACTGGAATTGGCGACTTTACAATAACCTTGGTCAGGTTGTTCAAAGTACAGAAAACATTAATTCATCCAGGTTTGAAATTAATAGAGGTGCATTACCATCAGGCGTGTACTTTTATTATATTGATTCAAAAGATGCTTTTATCAGTAAAGGCAAACTGATAATTAATTGA
- a CDS encoding SRPBCC domain-containing protein, which yields MDNFNWSQFTKRIQIKSDLATIYNSWTKSAELEKWFLSKAVYFDSNGKNISATENVSAGCKYEWNWFAQNYFESGKVITANGTDLFEFTFAGECKVQVKLSEVKNYVLVEITQKEIPLDNNSIQNIILGCAFVWTFYLINLKSVLEGGLDLRNKDSQMEGLVNN from the coding sequence ATGGATAATTTTAACTGGTCGCAATTCACCAAACGAATTCAGATAAAATCTGATCTTGCTACTATTTACAATTCCTGGACAAAAAGTGCAGAATTGGAAAAATGGTTTTTGTCAAAAGCTGTATATTTTGATTCGAACGGGAAAAATATATCGGCTACTGAAAATGTAAGTGCCGGCTGTAAATATGAATGGAATTGGTTTGCACAAAATTATTTCGAAAGCGGGAAAGTAATTACTGCCAATGGAACTGATCTTTTTGAATTCACCTTTGCCGGAGAATGCAAAGTACAGGTTAAATTATCAGAAGTGAAAAATTACGTTCTCGTTGAAATAACACAAAAAGAAATTCCACTCGATAATAATTCAATACAAAATATAATACTGGGATGTGCTTTCGTATGGACATTTTATCTGATCAATCTGAAATCCGTTCTTGAAGGTGGCCTTGATCTGAGAAACAAAGACTCCCAAATGGAGGGGTTGGTAAACAATTAA
- a CDS encoding response regulator — protein MNQPVEQLKKSESNTTQDDFEIYIIDDDPAFSFMLKDYLLSAMEMQSKHFSTGAEFLKKYKANDSRKIILDYEFSEGPNGLLVLQKIKELNPTAVVIVVSGQDDLEKAIDTLRNGATDYFLKTNKTVFANIHCSLKKIIEMEKNKWN, from the coding sequence ATGAACCAACCTGTCGAACAGCTTAAGAAATCTGAAAGTAATACTACGCAGGATGATTTCGAAATCTATATAATCGATGACGATCCGGCTTTTAGTTTTATGCTGAAAGATTATCTTTTGTCGGCAATGGAAATGCAATCCAAACACTTTTCAACAGGAGCTGAATTTCTAAAAAAATATAAGGCAAATGATTCCCGGAAAATAATTTTAGATTATGAATTCAGTGAAGGCCCAAATGGATTGCTTGTTCTTCAGAAGATAAAGGAATTGAACCCTACAGCGGTCGTAATTGTTGTATCGGGACAAGATGACCTGGAAAAGGCTATTGATACATTAAGAAATGGAGCGACAGATTATTTTCTGAAAACAAATAAAACAGTTTTTGCCAATATTCATTGTTCTTTGAAAAAGATCATTGAAATGGAAAAGAATAAATGGAATTGA